The Micromonospora sp. NBC_00421 DNA window CGGCGCGACCGGCAGGCAGGGCGGTGCCACCGTCCGCGCCCTGCGCGCCGCCGGGGTCCCCGTCCGCGCCCTGGTCCGTGATCCGGACACCGAACGGGCCCGGGCCGTCGCCGCGCTCGGCGTCGAGCTGGTCACCGGCGACCTGCTCGACCGCGATTCGGTGGTGCGGGCCGCCGAGGGCACCCGCGCCGTCTTCTCGGTGCAGATGCCCCCGATGAACGCGGCGGGCTTCGACTTCCCCGGCGAGGTGGCCCAGGGCGTCAACCTGGTCGAGGGCGCGCGGGCGGCCGGGGTACCGCAGTTCGTGCACACCTCCGTCACCGGTGCCGGTCAGCACGTCGAGGCGCCCGGCTGGGCCGAGGGTCGCTGGGCCTCGATGGCACCCACCCTGGGCGCCAAGAGCGCGATCCAGGACCGGGTCCGCACGGCCGGCTTCCGGCACTGGACGCTGCTCAAACCAGGCTTCTTCATGGACAACTTCCTGCCGTCCATGGCCTTCCTGTTCCCGCGTGGCGTCGAGGGCGGGCTGGTCAGCGTCCTACGCCCGGAGACCCGGCTGTCGCTTGTCGCGACGGACGACATCGGGCGGGCCGCCGCAGCGGCCTTCACCGACCCGGAGCGCTTCGACCGGGTCGAGCTGGAACTGGCGAGCGACCACCTGTCGATGACCGAGATCGCCGAGGTGCTCTCCCGGGCGCTGGGCGTCCGACTGTCCGCGCCACGGATGACCGAGCAGGAGGCCCTCGCCGCGGGCATGCCGGCGATGGGTGCCAGCCACGAGTGGCTGAACGCGGTCCCCCAGCCGGCCCGCCCGCAGGACGCGCGGGCGCTCGGCCTCCCCCTCACCAGCTTCGACGCGTGGGCACGGGAGCACATGCGGGCGGACGCCTGACCCCACGACCTGCGGTGGGCGGCTCCATGCCGCCACCACGGGCGGGGAAGGCCAAAAACTTTTGTGGGGTTCCTACAACGGTCACCGCTCAGGGTTCGGTGATTACGACATGGCGCTACCGGCCGGCACCCGGCAGGGTGATCGCTGTCGGGGGTCGATGCCTTGCGGCGCGTACTCGTGGGTCTACCGGAGGAGTCGGTCGGGTGTTCAGCCGTGTCGCCATCGTCAACCGGGGTGAGGCCGCGATGCGCCTCATCCACGCGGTCCGAGAGCTGGCCGCGCAGACCGACACCCGGATCGAGACAGTGGCCCTGCATACCGACGTCGATCGCACCGCGACGTTCGTCCGCGAGGCCGACATCGCCTACGACCTCGGTCCCGCCGCCGCCCGACCGTACCTCGACCTGAAGAAGCTGGAGCACGCCCTGGTCGAGACCGGGGCCGACGCCGCCTGGGTCGGCTGGGGTTTCGTGGCCGAGGACCCGGCCTTCGCGGAGCTGTGCGAGAAGATCGGGGTCACCTTCGTCGGGCCCAGCCCGGACGCGATGCGCAAGCTCGGCGACAAGATCGGCGCGAAGCTGATCGCCGAGGAGGTCGGCGTGCCGGTCGCGCCGTGGAGCCGGGGCGCGGTGGAGACCCTGGAGGCCGCGATCGCCGCCGCCGCCGAGATCGGCTACCCGCTGATGCTCAAGGCGACCGCCGGTGGCGGTGGGCGGGGCATCCGGGTCGTCACCAGCGACGCCGAGCTGGCCGACGCCTACCAACGCACCAGCCAGGAGGCGGCGCGGGCCTTCGGCAGCGGGATCGTGTTCCTGGAGCGCCTGGTCACCGGTGCCCGGCACGTCGAGGTCCAGGTGATCGCGGACGGTCAGGGCACCGCCTGGGCGCTCGGCGTCCGGGACTGCTCGGTGCAGCGGCGCAACCAGAAGGTCATCGAGGAGTCCTCCTCGCCGGTGCTCGGCCCGGAGCAGACGGCCGAGCTCAAGTCGTCGGCCGAGCGGCTGGCCGTCGCGGTCGGCTACCGCGGCGCGGCGACCGTCGAGTTCCTCTACCACCCCGGTGACCGGCTGTTCGCCTTCCTGGAGGTCAACACCCGACTCCAGGTGGAGCACCCGATCACCGAGTTGACCACCGGATTCGACCTGGTCAAGGCGCAACTGCACGTCGCCGCGGGTGGCCGGCTCGACGGCGTGCCGCCGCTGGAGCGCGGGCACGCCATCGAGGCCCGGCTCAACGCCGAGGACCCGGACCGCGACTTCGCACCGGCCCCCGGCCGGATCGCCCGGCTGGACCTGCCCGCCGGGCCGGGCATCCGGGTGGACACCGGGGTGAGCGAGGGCGACACCATCCCGGCCGACTTCGACTCGATGATCGCGAAGATCATCGCGTACGGCCGGGACCGCGACGAGGCGCTCGGCCGGCTGCGCCGGGCGATGGCCGACACCACGGTGATCATCGAGGGCGGCGCGACGAACAAGAGCTTCGTGCTCGACCTGCTCGACCAGCCCGAGGTGATCGACGCCAGCGCCGACACCGGATGGATCGACCGGGTACGCGCCGAAGGCCGGCTCGTCTCGCACCGGCACTCCGCCGTCGCGCTCGCCGCCGCCGCCATCGAGGCGTACGAGGAGCAGGAGCGCGCCGAACAGCAACGGCTGCTGTCGACGGCGTCCGGCGGGCGTCCGCAGGTGCAGCACACGAGCGGTCGGCCGTTGGACCTCAAACTGCGCGGCGTCGGCTACCGGATGCGGGTGGCCCGGGTCGGCGCGCACCGGTTCCGGGTCGGCATCGAGGCCGGTGGCGACGTGCACACCGCCGACGTCGAGCTGGACCGCTTCGACCGGCACACCGGCCAGATCGCCGTCAACGGCGTGCGGTACCGGCTGCTCACCGGGACCCACGGGGCGATCCACCTGGTCGAGGTCGACGGGGTGACCCACCGGGTCGGCCGCGACGAGGGTGGCGTGGTCCGCTCGCCGATGCCCGCGCTGGTCGTCGCGACGCCGGTGGAGGTCGGCGCCGAGGTGGAGGCGGGCGCACCGGTGCTGGTGCTGGAGGCGATGAAGATGGAGACGGTGCTACGGGCACCGTTCCGGGCCCGGCTCAAGGAGTGCGGGGTCTCCGTCGGCAGCCAGGTGGAGGCCGGTGCGGCGTTGCTGCGGCTGGAGCCGCTCGCCGACGACACCGACGAGCCCACCGACGCCCCCACCGCCGCCCCGGTCGCGCTGGACCTGCCCACCGCACCCGACCAGGCCCCGGCCATCGAACGTTCCCGGCGCGGTCAGGAGGACCTGCGCGGCCTGCTGCTGGGCTTCGACGTGGACCCGCACGACGACGGCCGGGTGCTCGACGAGTACCTCTCCGCGCGGCGGGCCGCCGTCGAGGACGGCCACCGCCCGCTGGCCGAGGAGATCGACCTCGTCGACGTCTTCGCCGACCTCGCCGAACTCAGCCGCAACCGGCTGACCGGTGAGGACGGCAGCGGCGACAGCCACGCCCCCAGCGCCCGCGAGTACTTCCACACCTATCTGCAGAGCCTCGACGTCGAGCGGGCCGGGCTGCCCGCGCCCTTCCAGGCCAAGCTGGCCAAGGCGCTCGGGCACTACGGCGTCACCGACCTGGAGCGCACCCCCGCGGTCGAGGCGGCCGTGTTCCGGATCTTCCTGGCCCAGC harbors:
- a CDS encoding NmrA/HSCARG family protein, with amino-acid sequence MSAASAPVLVTGATGRQGGATVRALRAAGVPVRALVRDPDTERARAVAALGVELVTGDLLDRDSVVRAAEGTRAVFSVQMPPMNAAGFDFPGEVAQGVNLVEGARAAGVPQFVHTSVTGAGQHVEAPGWAEGRWASMAPTLGAKSAIQDRVRTAGFRHWTLLKPGFFMDNFLPSMAFLFPRGVEGGLVSVLRPETRLSLVATDDIGRAAAAAFTDPERFDRVELELASDHLSMTEIAEVLSRALGVRLSAPRMTEQEALAAGMPAMGASHEWLNAVPQPARPQDARALGLPLTSFDAWAREHMRADA